From the genome of Geobacter sp. SVR, one region includes:
- a CDS encoding B12-binding domain-containing radical SAM protein, which yields MKILLVYPKYPDTYWSFQYALPFIGKRAVFPPLGLLTVAAMLPAHWEMRLIDLNIGSLSDSDLLWADYVFVSAMTVQRESTQEVLGRCRDLSVKTVAGGPLFTTCHDEFPEVNHLILGEAENTLPQFLQDLEDNAPQRLYLPAGRPDISATPLPRWSLIDLRQYASMNIQYSRGCPFDCEFCDITQLFGQQPRTKTPGQVIAELEALYSRGWRGGVFFVDDNFIGDKPKLKEDVLPAMIAWMKERGHPFFFYTEASINLADDPLLMELTVAAGFREVFIGIESPEENSLRETGKVQNRNRDLVASVWRIQRAGLQVQGGFIVGFDSDSPSIFDKQIDFIQESGIVTAMVGILMVLRGTKLHARLSSEGRIIGSSNGNNTDTSLNYVPLMNPHALITGYQRLVRTIYSPDHFYARLLAFLKEYRLSGPSPFAMLQRRDIRAFFHSIFYLGIVGKERLHYWKIFFWSLLRKPRLLPLAITMTIYGFHFRTVADQICSSAPGGLDEICQVDSGVAQPEQSQNYRPERSRTYEELVDFTDNSAGDNYRV from the coding sequence ATGAAGATTCTACTCGTATATCCAAAATATCCAGATACGTACTGGAGCTTCCAATATGCATTGCCGTTCATAGGCAAAAGAGCGGTTTTTCCGCCGCTCGGACTCCTCACGGTGGCAGCTATGCTCCCGGCTCATTGGGAAATGAGGCTCATCGATCTGAACATCGGCTCGCTTTCGGACAGCGACTTGTTGTGGGCCGACTATGTTTTCGTAAGCGCGATGACGGTTCAAAGGGAGTCGACACAGGAGGTTCTGGGCAGATGCCGCGATCTGTCGGTCAAGACCGTGGCGGGCGGCCCGCTTTTCACTACTTGCCATGACGAATTCCCGGAGGTGAACCACCTCATTCTCGGTGAGGCGGAGAACACCTTGCCTCAGTTTCTGCAGGATCTTGAAGATAATGCACCGCAACGGCTATACCTGCCTGCCGGTCGCCCCGATATTTCAGCCACACCACTTCCCCGCTGGTCGCTCATCGACCTGAGGCAGTACGCTTCCATGAATATTCAATACTCCCGGGGATGTCCTTTCGACTGCGAGTTCTGTGACATTACTCAGCTGTTCGGCCAGCAACCCAGAACAAAAACGCCAGGCCAGGTGATCGCCGAGCTTGAAGCGCTCTATTCCAGGGGCTGGCGAGGTGGGGTCTTTTTCGTTGATGATAACTTCATCGGCGATAAACCGAAGCTCAAAGAGGACGTTCTTCCGGCCATGATCGCCTGGATGAAAGAGCGTGGTCATCCTTTCTTCTTTTATACCGAGGCCTCAATCAATCTTGCGGACGACCCTCTTTTAATGGAGTTGACGGTGGCAGCCGGGTTCCGGGAGGTGTTCATCGGCATTGAAAGCCCTGAAGAGAATTCGCTGCGGGAGACAGGCAAAGTCCAAAACCGGAACCGCGACCTTGTGGCATCGGTGTGGCGCATCCAGCGGGCAGGGCTGCAAGTGCAGGGCGGCTTTATCGTCGGTTTCGACAGTGATTCTCCGTCCATTTTCGATAAGCAGATCGACTTTATTCAAGAAAGCGGCATTGTCACCGCGATGGTGGGGATATTGATGGTCCTGCGGGGTACGAAGCTGCACGCCAGGCTCTCCAGCGAGGGAAGAATCATCGGCAGTTCCAACGGGAATAACACCGACACCTCGCTTAATTACGTTCCGCTGATGAACCCTCATGCCCTGATAACAGGGTATCAGCGCCTGGTCCGAACAATCTATTCCCCCGACCATTTCTATGCCCGTCTGTTGGCTTTCCTTAAAGAGTACCGGCTTTCGGGCCCATCGCCATTCGCCATGCTGCAGCGTCGGGACATCAGGGCTTTTTTCCATTCGATTTTTTATCTCGGAATTGTGGGGAAAGAGCGGCTGCATTACTGGAAGATCTTCTTCTGGTCACTCCTAAGGAAACCACGACTGCTCCCGCTGGCGATCACCATGACGATCTACGGTTTCCATTTTCGAACCGTTGCCGATCAAATATGCTCATCGGCCCCTGGCGGGCTGGATGAGATATGTCAAGTTGATAGCGGGGTTGCGCAACCAGAACAAAGCCAAAATTATCGACCTGAAAGGAGCAGAACATATGAAGAGCTGGTTGATTTTACCGATAATTCTGCTGGCGACAACTACCGCGTTTAG
- a CDS encoding IS4 family transposase encodes MNSGHTVFRQLLQYLPRHEFNVCVHRYRGEYWAKSFSTFDQFLCLAYAQMTGRESLRDIETCLNSHQEKLYHIGFRGDVSRTTLADANERRDWRIFQDFGQILIGLAQELYKGDPLAIELKQPLFAFDSTTIDLCLTLFPWAEFRKTKAAVKMHTLIDLRGIIPTFVAITTGKVNDVKLLDRMPVQEDAIYTMDRGYVDYARLFAIHKQGAFFVIRAKDNLKFKRLYSAPKDKETGIRADQVITLVTIKSKKGYPERLRRVSYVDKERNKRLVFLTNNFDIPAKTVADVYKQRWQVELFFKWIKQHLRFKKFYGTSENAVKSQIWVGLCMYLLVAIAKKRLGIPCSLYTFLQILEVNLFEKKPISSLVTEGLKQKAGTLDYNQLNLFNY; translated from the coding sequence ATGAACTCTGGCCATACCGTCTTTCGGCAACTGCTTCAGTATCTTCCACGACATGAGTTCAATGTCTGCGTTCACCGATATCGCGGTGAGTACTGGGCCAAGAGTTTTTCCACATTCGACCAGTTTCTTTGTCTGGCGTATGCCCAGATGACCGGGCGTGAGAGTTTGCGGGACATTGAAACCTGTCTGAACTCTCATCAGGAGAAACTCTACCACATTGGATTTCGTGGTGATGTCTCCCGCACGACGCTTGCCGATGCGAACGAGCGCAGGGATTGGCGGATCTTTCAGGATTTTGGCCAGATCCTGATCGGTCTTGCCCAAGAGCTTTACAAGGGTGATCCGCTTGCCATCGAATTGAAGCAACCACTATTTGCTTTTGACTCTACGACTATTGATCTCTGCCTGACGTTGTTTCCGTGGGCCGAATTCCGGAAAACCAAGGCAGCGGTCAAGATGCACACGCTGATTGACCTGCGTGGAATAATCCCGACATTCGTAGCAATTACCACCGGCAAAGTGAATGATGTAAAGTTGCTGGACAGAATGCCGGTTCAAGAAGATGCCATCTATACCATGGATCGCGGCTATGTTGATTATGCACGCTTGTTCGCAATTCATAAGCAGGGCGCATTCTTCGTCATAAGGGCCAAAGACAACCTGAAATTCAAGCGCCTCTACTCTGCACCAAAAGATAAGGAAACAGGTATACGGGCCGACCAGGTTATCACCTTGGTAACGATAAAATCGAAGAAGGGATATCCAGAACGGCTACGCCGGGTCAGCTATGTTGACAAAGAGCGAAACAAACGTCTGGTATTTCTAACCAACAACTTTGACATCCCGGCAAAGACAGTTGCTGACGTCTACAAGCAGAGGTGGCAGGTGGAGCTGTTCTTCAAGTGGATCAAGCAGCACCTGCGATTCAAGAAGTTTTACGGAACATCCGAAAATGCTGTTAAAAGCCAGATATGGGTCGGGCTCTGCATGTACCTGCTCGTGGCTATCGCCAAAAAACGACTCGGTATTCCGTGCTCGCTATACACTTTTCTACAGATTCTTGAGGTCAACTTATTCGAGAAAAAGCCCATTTCATCACTGGTTACAGAGGGTCTCAAGCAGAAAGCTGGCACTCTCGACTATAACCAGTTGAACTTATTCAATTATTAA
- a CDS encoding DUF2147 domain-containing protein, producing the protein MPCDEKICGKIVWLKEPVYLDSKEGPVGTAKVDQKNPDPALRNRPILGLEVMKHVAPAGEDMWEGGACYDPQSGKSYKCKMTLVPPDRLEMRGFVGISLFGRDYVLVR; encoded by the coding sequence GTGCCCTGCGATGAGAAAATCTGCGGGAAGATAGTCTGGCTGAAGGAACCTGTCTATCTCGACAGCAAGGAGGGACCCGTAGGTACTGCTAAAGTAGATCAGAAAAATCCTGATCCGGCGCTCAGAAACCGTCCCATACTTGGGCTGGAGGTGATGAAACATGTCGCTCCTGCAGGTGAGGACATGTGGGAGGGGGGAGCCTGCTATGATCCTCAAAGCGGCAAAAGCTACAAGTGCAAGATGACACTGGTGCCACCTGATCGGCTCGAGATGCGGGGTTTTGTCGGCATTTCCCTGTTCGGAAGGGACTACGTCCTAGTCCGCTAG
- a CDS encoding DUF6538 domain-containing protein encodes MALSYPTHLIKVNSRFYYKIKVPADLSHLFPCKFIKKALHISRLHAAKTMLTSYEFKTHIPE; translated from the coding sequence GTGGCTTTGTCATATCCTACACACCTCATAAAGGTCAATAGCCGGTTTTACTACAAGATCAAAGTGCCGGCGGACCTGTCCCATCTGTTCCCCTGTAAGTTCATCAAGAAGGCATTACATATCAGCCGGTTACATGCGGCCAAAACTATGCTGACGAGCTATGAGTTCAAGACTCATATCCCGGAGTGA
- a CDS encoding response regulator: protein MAKTIMTADDSASVRQMVSFVLKQAGYDVIEAVDGRDALSKLAGTKVDMIITDLNMPNLDGINLIKGARALPSCKFIPIIMLTTESQDAKKQEGKAAGATGWIVKPFKPEQLLAVVKKVL from the coding sequence ATGGCAAAGACGATCATGACAGCAGATGACTCAGCCAGTGTCAGACAGATGGTGAGTTTTGTTCTGAAACAGGCAGGATACGATGTGATCGAAGCGGTCGATGGCCGCGATGCTCTCAGCAAACTGGCTGGCACAAAGGTGGATATGATCATCACCGACCTGAACATGCCCAACCTCGACGGCATCAATCTGATCAAGGGAGCCCGGGCGCTTCCCTCCTGCAAATTCATACCGATCATCATGCTGACCACCGAATCACAGGATGCCAAAAAGCAGGAAGGCAAGGCTGCCGGAGCCACCGGCTGGATCGTCAAGCCGTTCAAGCCGGAACAGCTTCTAGCTGTGGTGAAGAAGGTGCTGTGA
- a CDS encoding lipid asymmetry maintenance protein MlaB has product MARHIAFANELTISTIGDMANSMLHALQGGQEVTVSLTEVERIDCAALQVLVAAMKEAGKNGVTMTCSIPAFIKTYAASVGVAL; this is encoded by the coding sequence ATGGCTAGACACATTGCATTCGCGAATGAACTTACCATCAGCACCATCGGGGATATGGCCAACAGCATGCTGCATGCCCTGCAAGGGGGCCAGGAGGTAACGGTAAGCCTCACCGAAGTGGAGCGGATCGATTGCGCCGCACTTCAGGTCTTGGTGGCGGCAATGAAAGAGGCGGGAAAGAACGGCGTCACCATGACCTGTTCGATTCCGGCCTTCATAAAAACATATGCGGCATCGGTCGGAGTTGCCCTTTAA
- a CDS encoding chemotaxis protein CheA: MDLRRFHAAFIEEASEHIEIVENGLMQLEKAPDDAELLNSIFRSAHTIKGSSGTVGLPDISRFTHIMEEILESMRAGELRPAREMISTLLEALDMIKEMVAAVASEEQFPFERCHDLMSRMNALRGLSPADVSVEQAPVAVVAGGSRNRFLIRFTPPQNLFQCGMDPVKFFDELQEMGEISELTCETEHVPRLSELNYEELYLRWTFRLTTDRGEQAIREVFEFIEDDSEISVTPLPESDQDIPLLGKLLVDEGVVDAEDVREALTQQKKLGEILVEQGKTSSAKVNGVLDKQAARQADSFKKAVSTSIRVDLKKLDHLVNLVGEMVIIHSMFHQVMYGQAGQEDELRGNNAERIDTIFSQLQRIGKDIQEGAMALRMLPVGEVFQRFTRLVRELSSSKGKDIELIISGEETELDKGVLEKIADPLVHLIRNSVDHGIEPPDERAAAGKPRQATVYLMAYQMGDAVYIDVKDDGRGLDKEKIIAKALEKGVIQTAVGLSDDDAHNLIMLPGFSTADRITDISGRGVGMDVVKKNIEALNGTVQIRTRKGVGTTISIRLPLTLAIIDGLTVGIGEEVYIIPITSVIESLRPDRKDVNSVSEQGTVVNVRGECIPLIRLHRLLDISCRKTDPREGIVVVTQHDNNKYGFLVDELLGEQQIVLKNLGSATPKVRDIAGGTIMGDGRVALVLDVVGIVAAAQQQLPVRGSEK, from the coding sequence ATGGATCTCAGAAGATTTCATGCGGCATTTATAGAAGAAGCGTCGGAACACATCGAGATCGTGGAAAACGGACTCATGCAACTGGAAAAAGCTCCTGACGATGCCGAGCTGTTGAATTCCATCTTCCGATCCGCTCATACCATCAAAGGATCGAGCGGCACTGTCGGATTGCCGGATATTTCCCGCTTCACCCACATCATGGAAGAGATTCTCGAATCCATGCGCGCGGGGGAGCTCAGGCCAGCCAGGGAGATGATCAGCACTCTGCTGGAGGCACTGGACATGATCAAGGAGATGGTCGCCGCCGTTGCCTCCGAAGAGCAGTTCCCCTTTGAGCGCTGCCACGATCTGATGTCTCGCATGAATGCCCTGCGAGGTTTGTCCCCGGCCGATGTTTCGGTAGAACAGGCGCCTGTTGCTGTTGTTGCTGGCGGCAGCAGAAACAGGTTCCTTATAAGGTTTACCCCACCGCAGAACCTCTTTCAGTGCGGCATGGATCCGGTCAAGTTTTTCGATGAGCTGCAGGAAATGGGTGAAATCAGCGAATTGACCTGCGAAACAGAACATGTCCCCCGGTTGTCAGAACTAAACTACGAAGAGCTTTACCTCAGATGGACATTCAGATTGACCACAGACCGCGGCGAACAGGCAATCCGGGAGGTTTTCGAGTTCATCGAGGATGACAGTGAGATCTCCGTTACCCCATTGCCGGAATCGGATCAGGATATCCCTCTGCTCGGCAAATTGCTGGTAGATGAGGGAGTGGTGGATGCCGAAGATGTCAGGGAGGCGCTCACCCAACAGAAGAAACTCGGCGAAATTCTGGTGGAGCAGGGTAAAACCAGCAGCGCAAAAGTTAACGGAGTATTGGACAAACAAGCTGCCCGCCAAGCTGATTCCTTCAAGAAAGCTGTTTCCACAAGCATCCGGGTCGATCTGAAAAAATTGGACCATCTGGTCAATCTGGTCGGGGAGATGGTGATCATCCATTCCATGTTCCATCAGGTGATGTACGGCCAGGCCGGTCAGGAGGACGAGCTCAGGGGTAACAATGCGGAGCGGATCGACACTATTTTTTCCCAGCTGCAGCGCATCGGCAAGGATATCCAGGAAGGGGCCATGGCTCTGCGCATGTTACCGGTCGGCGAGGTGTTCCAGCGTTTCACCAGGCTGGTCCGCGAACTGTCGTCAAGCAAGGGGAAGGATATCGAGCTGATCATCAGCGGTGAGGAAACCGAACTTGATAAAGGGGTGCTGGAAAAGATTGCCGACCCGCTGGTGCACCTGATCCGCAATTCCGTGGATCACGGGATCGAACCCCCCGATGAACGTGCCGCCGCCGGAAAACCCCGCCAGGCAACGGTGTATCTCATGGCCTATCAGATGGGGGATGCGGTTTATATTGATGTAAAGGACGACGGACGCGGTCTGGACAAGGAAAAGATCATCGCCAAGGCATTGGAGAAAGGTGTCATTCAAACTGCGGTGGGACTCTCTGATGATGATGCCCACAACCTGATCATGCTTCCCGGCTTCTCCACTGCCGACAGGATCACCGACATATCGGGACGCGGCGTGGGCATGGACGTGGTCAAGAAGAACATTGAAGCCTTGAACGGCACCGTTCAGATCAGGACCCGCAAGGGAGTCGGCACGACCATCTCCATCAGGCTGCCGCTCACTCTGGCCATCATCGATGGTCTGACCGTCGGGATCGGGGAAGAAGTCTACATCATTCCGATCACCTCAGTCATCGAATCCCTGCGCCCCGACCGAAAGGACGTCAATTCCGTCAGCGAGCAGGGAACAGTCGTCAACGTACGGGGCGAGTGCATTCCGCTGATCCGGCTGCACCGACTCCTTGATATATCCTGCCGCAAAACGGACCCTCGTGAGGGAATCGTGGTGGTCACCCAGCACGACAATAACAAGTATGGCTTTCTGGTGGACGAATTGCTGGGAGAACAGCAGATCGTCCTGAAAAATCTGGGTTCGGCTACCCCCAAGGTACGGGACATTGCCGGCGGCACTATCATGGGTGACGGCCGGGTAGCCCTGGTGCTCGATGTGGTGGGGATCGTCGCTGCAGCCCAACAGCAGCTACCGGTCCGGGGATCAGAGAAATAG
- a CDS encoding methyl-accepting chemotaxis protein yields the protein MKLGIEGKLIAAFLVASAITLIVGVTGFWGAGRLGSSLEEVAGNRTPSIRGLGIMNEAQTSVLRAERSLLLEAPADVRERLQKRLADAWKNADKGWKIYEPLPQTKEEEKIWKEFVVSWDAWKKDHQVVAQLINEGKLQEAKALSFGAASKSFSAAEELLGKVTDLNDKYAQDEYQSGKKLVSFVKILAISITVAGFVVAVILGIVIARGIKRQLGGEPEYVSEIVHEISQGNLTVDVKTQANDTASMLFNIREMVQALRDIAGQSVEAANQVSIAADQISEANQSFSQKITEQAASVEETTAAMEEMGASTRSTAENAREANSLARTSRSVAEEGTMVMADTIAAMAEINKSSAKIANISDVIGEIAFQTNLLALNAAVEAARAGEHGKGFAVVAAEIRSLAQRTTASAKEITALIEDSGEKTGKGVQLAEELSKKLNEIVTGIKKVTDLMDEVAAAAQEQSSGINQVNTAMGQVDQTTQQNASLVEETSASAEELAAQAKALLDVVSFFRVDDNRKSAPRTAIRQEPTATRVLVQNAGGTRKLSSLRPALATASAPIAGAGQGDFAEF from the coding sequence ATGAAACTGGGAATCGAAGGCAAATTGATAGCGGCATTTTTGGTGGCGAGCGCCATTACCCTGATCGTCGGCGTCACCGGTTTTTGGGGAGCCGGCAGGCTCGGAAGCTCTCTGGAGGAGGTGGCGGGCAACCGCACCCCGAGTATCCGGGGACTGGGCATCATGAATGAGGCACAGACATCGGTACTGCGAGCGGAGCGTTCACTGCTGCTCGAGGCTCCGGCCGATGTCCGGGAGCGGCTGCAAAAGCGGCTGGCCGATGCCTGGAAAAATGCCGACAAGGGGTGGAAGATCTACGAACCGCTACCTCAGACAAAGGAAGAGGAGAAGATTTGGAAGGAGTTCGTTGTCTCCTGGGATGCCTGGAAAAAGGATCACCAGGTGGTCGCGCAGCTGATCAACGAAGGGAAGCTTCAGGAGGCAAAGGCCTTGTCCTTCGGCGCCGCCAGCAAGTCGTTCAGCGCTGCCGAGGAACTGCTCGGCAAGGTAACCGACCTGAACGACAAGTATGCGCAGGATGAGTACCAGAGCGGGAAGAAATTGGTCAGTTTTGTCAAGATCCTTGCCATATCAATTACCGTGGCAGGTTTTGTCGTGGCGGTCATCCTCGGTATCGTCATCGCCCGCGGCATCAAGCGCCAACTCGGTGGCGAGCCTGAATACGTCAGCGAGATCGTGCACGAGATATCCCAGGGGAACCTGACGGTGGACGTGAAAACCCAGGCTAATGATACCGCCAGCATGCTCTTTAACATCAGGGAGATGGTCCAGGCCCTGCGTGACATTGCCGGCCAGTCGGTGGAGGCCGCCAACCAGGTGTCCATCGCAGCGGATCAAATCTCCGAGGCCAACCAGAGCTTTTCCCAGAAGATCACCGAGCAGGCTGCCTCGGTGGAGGAAACCACCGCCGCCATGGAAGAGATGGGTGCCTCCACCCGCAGCACCGCCGAGAACGCCCGCGAGGCCAACAGCCTGGCCCGCACCAGCAGGAGCGTGGCGGAAGAGGGCACCATGGTCATGGCCGACACCATCGCCGCCATGGCGGAGATCAATAAATCCTCCGCCAAAATCGCCAACATCTCCGACGTGATCGGCGAGATTGCCTTCCAGACCAATCTGCTGGCCCTGAACGCTGCCGTGGAGGCTGCCCGGGCTGGCGAGCACGGCAAGGGCTTTGCCGTGGTTGCCGCCGAAATCAGGAGCCTGGCCCAGCGTACCACTGCCTCTGCCAAGGAGATCACCGCCCTGATCGAGGACAGCGGTGAGAAGACCGGCAAAGGTGTGCAACTAGCCGAGGAGTTGAGCAAGAAGCTGAATGAGATTGTTACTGGGATTAAGAAGGTAACGGACCTGATGGACGAGGTGGCTGCCGCGGCCCAGGAGCAGTCCTCGGGGATCAACCAGGTGAACACGGCCATGGGTCAGGTGGACCAGACCACCCAGCAGAACGCCTCCCTGGTGGAGGAGACCTCCGCCTCTGCCGAGGAACTGGCGGCCCAGGCCAAGGCACTGCTGGACGTGGTCTCCTTCTTCCGTGTCGACGACAACCGTAAAAGTGCTCCGCGGACCGCCATCCGCCAGGAGCCGACAGCCACCAGGGTACTGGTGCAGAATGCGGGGGGGACAAGGAAGCTTTCTTCTCTCCGGCCGGCCCTGGCGACCGCATCTGCGCCGATAGCTGGAGCTGGACAGGGCGACTTCGCGGAGTTCTGA
- a CDS encoding chemotaxis protein CheW: protein MAETIENRNSNNAGQADSGQEYVTFTLNDELYAFDALNVQEIIELTGVTKVPHLPSYLKGVINLRGTIIPVVDLKEKFGMQSGEYKKHTCIIVTEFSRGVMGLIVDTVSDILNMSPRDISAAPDFGASINTEFIAGMGKTGDNLVLVLDVDKVLSVDEAIVLEQAIGGQNS from the coding sequence ATGGCAGAGACAATTGAGAACAGAAACAGCAACAATGCCGGCCAAGCGGATTCGGGCCAGGAGTACGTGACCTTTACCTTGAACGACGAGCTCTATGCCTTTGACGCCTTGAATGTCCAGGAGATCATCGAGCTGACCGGCGTCACCAAGGTGCCCCATCTCCCCTCGTATCTGAAGGGGGTCATCAACCTGCGGGGCACCATCATTCCGGTGGTTGACCTGAAGGAAAAGTTCGGCATGCAGAGCGGTGAATACAAGAAGCATACCTGCATCATCGTGACAGAATTCTCCCGGGGAGTCATGGGACTGATCGTGGACACTGTCTCGGACATCCTCAACATGTCGCCTCGGGACATCTCGGCCGCCCCTGATTTCGGCGCTAGCATCAACACCGAGTTCATTGCAGGCATGGGCAAGACTGGAGACAACCTGGTGCTGGTGCTGGACGTGGATAAGGTGTTGAGCGTTGATGAGGCAATAGTGCTGGAGCAGGCTATCGGCGGACAGAATTCATAG
- a CDS encoding methyl-accepting chemotaxis protein: MNWFANLKLGTKLITSYMVIALIAAFIGLFGNYKLHKLDDADTFLYEKMTVPLAYMAEVTQGFERTASNIAYVGYEKNGKYLSHVDEAVKGVNEHLGLYKKTLIDAEDEKNYKDMLDQWGGWTKYLDRMKGLAQAGKYDEMVALHNGEGSQLRKDVRTIIEKVSDLNEKTAKETSNKNSAMARQTSLMINIIIAIGVLLAVGIGLFITRYITRQLGGEPVYVSEIVHEVSQGNLTVDVKTQANDTTSMLFNIREMVQTLREIAGQSVEAANQVSIAADQISEANQSFSQKITEQAASVEETTAAMEEMGASTRSTAENAREANSLARTSRSVAEEGTAVMADTISAMSEINKSSAKIANISDVIGEIAFQTNLLALNAAVEAARAGEHGKGFAVVAAEIRSLAQRTTASAKEITALIEDSGEKTGKGVQLAEELSKKLNEIVTGIKKVTDLMDEVAAAAQEQSTGINQVNTAMTQVDQTTQQNASLVEETSASAEELAAQAKALLDVVSFFRVDDNRRAAPRTMIRQEPVVSRTLVQGPGDATRKFTSSRPALSAVPTQAAAQGDFSEF; this comes from the coding sequence ATGAACTGGTTTGCAAATCTTAAGCTGGGAACGAAACTGATCACAAGTTATATGGTGATCGCTCTGATCGCCGCATTCATCGGGCTGTTCGGCAATTATAAGCTACATAAGCTTGATGATGCAGACACCTTTCTCTACGAAAAAATGACTGTGCCCTTGGCGTACATGGCTGAAGTAACGCAAGGTTTCGAACGGACCGCATCCAACATCGCCTATGTGGGGTACGAAAAAAACGGGAAATACCTGAGCCATGTGGACGAAGCCGTAAAGGGCGTGAACGAGCATCTTGGGCTATACAAGAAAACCCTGATTGATGCCGAGGATGAGAAAAATTATAAGGACATGCTGGACCAATGGGGGGGGTGGACCAAGTATCTGGACAGGATGAAGGGGCTGGCCCAGGCCGGTAAGTATGACGAGATGGTGGCGCTGCACAACGGTGAGGGGAGCCAGCTTCGCAAGGATGTCCGAACGATCATTGAAAAGGTCAGCGATCTGAACGAAAAAACCGCCAAGGAAACTTCCAACAAGAACAGCGCCATGGCCAGACAAACGTCTCTGATGATCAACATCATTATCGCCATAGGTGTGCTGCTTGCCGTCGGAATAGGGCTATTCATCACACGGTACATCACCCGCCAGCTCGGCGGCGAACCCGTGTACGTCAGCGAGATCGTTCACGAGGTATCCCAGGGTAACCTGACTGTTGATGTCAAGACCCAAGCCAACGACACCACCAGCATGCTCTTCAACATCAGAGAGATGGTCCAGACCCTGCGGGAGATCGCCGGCCAGTCGGTGGAGGCTGCCAACCAGGTTTCCATTGCCGCGGACCAGATCTCCGAGGCCAACCAGAGCTTCTCCCAAAAAATCACCGAACAGGCCGCCTCGGTTGAGGAAACCACCGCCGCCATGGAGGAAATGGGGGCCTCGACCCGCAGCACCGCCGAGAACGCCCGGGAGGCCAACAGTCTGGCCCGCACCAGTCGTAGCGTGGCGGAAGAGGGGACCGCGGTCATGGCCGACACTATCTCCGCCATGTCCGAGATCAATAAATCCTCCGCCAAGATCGCCAACATCTCCGACGTAATCGGCGAGATAGCCTTCCAGACCAACCTTCTGGCCCTGAACGCGGCGGTTGAGGCTGCCCGCGCCGGTGAGCACGGCAAGGGCTTTGCGGTGGTTGCGGCAGAGATCAGAAGCCTTGCCCAGCGTACCACCGCTTCTGCCAAGGAGATCACAGCCCTGATCGAGGACAGCGGCGAGAAGACCGGTAAAGGGGTACAGCTGGCCGAGGAGTTGAGCAAGAAGCTGAATGAGATTGTTACTGGGATTAAGAAGGTAACGGACCTGATGGACGAGGTGGCGGCCGCTGCCCAGGAACAGTCTACTGGAATCAACCAGGTCAACACCGCCATGACACAGGTGGATCAGACCACCCAGCAGAACGCCTCTCTGGTGGAGGAGACCTCGGCCTCGGCCGAGGAACTGGCAGCCCAGGCCAAGGCGCTTCTGGACGTGGTTTCATTCTTCCGGGTAGACGACAACCGCAGAGCAGCACCCCGGACCATGATCCGCCAGGAGCCGGTCGTATCCAGGACTCTGGTGCAGGGTCCCGGCGACGCCACGAGGAAGTTCACCTCTTCGCGCCCGGCTCTGTCAGCCGTACCCACGCAGGCTGCTGCACAGGGCGATTTCTCGGAGTTTTGA